The genomic region ATCCAATGTTCGTATAGTACCTATCATTTCAGCACTTTCGGGAATGATGTTAAAACGTACCCCGCTCTTGATTTTTCCCACTGTGATGACGGCGGCTTCATTGGTAAGCTCGGTCTCACGACTTATTATGGTCTGTAACCCGTCTATTATTTTTGCACTGATCATAATAGGGTCTACACCCGACCATGGTTGTGAACCGTGACTTTGTTTTCCTTTTACGTTTATTACAAAACGCTGTGCAGCAGCCATGGTTCCGCCAGATTTGTAGCGAATTACACCCACAGGGGTTTGGGAATTGATATGTAGGCCAAAAATGGCATCAACCTTAGGGTTTTCCATAACACCTTCTTTGACCATTAATAGAGCACCACCTTCTTCTCCTGGTGGCGGACCTTCTTCTGCAGGCTGAAATATGAACTTTACACTGCCCTTTATTTTATCCTTGTTTTTGGACAGTACTTCAGCAACTCCCATTAATATAGCTGTGTGGGTATCATGCCCACAAGCGTGCATTACCCCGACTTTTTCGCCTAAAAACTCCGAAGTTACGGTAGATTTAAAAGGCAAATCGTTGCGTTCGGTTACAGGTAATGCATCAATATCAGCACGTAGGGCGACCACTTTACCAGGTTTATCTCCTTTTAATAGTCCCACGACCCCTGTATGTGCAACTCCGGTCTCTACCTCTATCCCCAAGGATTTTAGGTGCTTGGCAATTTTTTCGGCAGTTTTGAATTCACGATTTCCCAATTCAGGATTTTGATGGATGTCTCTTCGCCACTCAATGACCTTATCCTCGATATTTTTGTAATCCTTTTCTAGGTTTGGCCCCTGGGCGAATGTAGCGCAACCAATAAGTAAGGCGGTGAGCAATACAATACTTTTCATATATGTAGTTTAAAATTTGATCAATCTATAACCATCATCCTGTAATTGCATTATAGCAGTCATGGCGGACAACGCCATTTGTACCCCATCAATGGCCTCATCAATAGGGAATTTGCGTGATAGGGAGGATTGCCCGCATAGTATGAAATCAACATCGGCGGCCAATAGCTCTTTTATCATATCACTATTGGGATTTTGGGTCAAATATCTTTTTTCGTAGGCCGCATTGGATAATATGTCCTTGGAAGCTTTATTGTGTACTACAAGTGCCACTTTCAAGTTTTCTTTGGGAACCCCTGCTTGGGCATGCATGTTAAGGAAACGGGCAGCAGTCTCTATACTTCGGTTCAATTCGGAATAGGATAATGGACTATCCATGATATCGAATACGATTTTAAACACTTTGGTCGTATCTGTCTTAAACGTAAGGT from Costertonia aggregata harbors:
- a CDS encoding DsrE family protein, which gives rise to MKKNLSHSFVFLFLCTVTNGFSQNKSAGPVIESFGKVWAIENLTFKTDTTKVFKIVFDIMDSPLSYSELNRSIETAARFLNMHAQAGVPKENLKVALVVHNKASKDILSNAAYEKRYLTQNPNSDMIKELLAADVDFILCGQSSLSRKFPIDEAIDGVQMALSAMTAIMQLQDDGYRLIKF
- a CDS encoding amidohydrolase — protein: MKSIVLLTALLIGCATFAQGPNLEKDYKNIEDKVIEWRRDIHQNPELGNREFKTAEKIAKHLKSLGIEVETGVAHTGVVGLLKGDKPGKVVALRADIDALPVTERNDLPFKSTVTSEFLGEKVGVMHACGHDTHTAILMGVAEVLSKNKDKIKGSVKFIFQPAEEGPPPGEEGGALLMVKEGVMENPKVDAIFGLHINSQTPVGVIRYKSGGTMAAAQRFVINVKGKQSHGSQPWSGVDPIMISAKIIDGLQTIISRETELTNEAAVITVGKIKSGVRFNIIPESAEMIGTIRTLDYDMKDKLNKRMIEMVETIAEAYGGTATCEITDSTDITYNDPALVTQMLPTMQRVAGTENIQTQKAITGAEDFSYFQREAPGFFFFLGGMTPGNTESYPHHTPDFKIDDSGLLLGVKTLTEMSLDYLNK